Proteins co-encoded in one Ziziphus jujuba cultivar Dongzao chromosome 9, ASM3175591v1 genomic window:
- the LOC107427760 gene encoding L-type lectin-domain containing receptor kinase SIT2-like: protein MQKASVFFLFFFFLFNFLVIDLVHSDANFVFNGFSQANLSLEGDSFVKSNGMLVLTNDSSKLLGHAFYPFPLQFRNHRLFDNIKSASSAVVSSFSTNFVFSIVPKYPELGGHGLAFVLFSSKDPENCLPNQYLGLPNFTIITEVPIRMLAVEFDIVQNFEFQDMNDNHVGIDISSLISNISEPAAYFSSNSRNGENGNKNISIILKNGDPVQAWVDYDSQAKVMNVSISPIGVSKPCQPLISFSTELSPVLDEFMYIGFSASTGLLTAAHNIHGWSFRIGGKAQDLNPKDLPTLNSNEVVHQKGFKIGITLARITLVILVISGAIHVLCRIRNEDEILEDWEVEYGTRRFKYSELYNATRGFGDRNLIGSGGFGRVYRGVIPSTGLEVAVKRIAHDSRQGMKEFVAEITSMGRLRHRNLVQLHGWCRKLNELLLVYDYIPNGSLDKLLFENGMPNKKLTWNQRYKIIIDVAQALSYLHEECDQRVIHRDVKPSNVLIDADLSAKLGDFGLARIYEHGLRPETTHIVGTLGYLAPELTRTGKATTSTDVYGYGILLLEVACGRKPIEPQKNAEELLLVDWVREQQSKGEIVRAVDPTLDGYDEEEVGLVLKLGLLCSHPHPEYRPTMRRVVQFLMRDASLPA, encoded by the coding sequence ATGCAGAAAGCATCcgtcttcttcttgttcttcttcttcctcttcaattTCCTTGTAATAGACTTGGTTCATTCGGATGCAAATTTTGTGTTCAATGGATTCTCCCAAGCAAACTTGAGCTTGGAGGGAGACTCATTTGTAAAATCCAATGGAATGCTGGTTTTGACAAATGACTCATCTAAACTCCTAGGCCATGCATTCTACCCATTTCCTTTGCAGTTCAGGAATCACAGACTTTTCGACAACATCAAATCTGCATCTTCTGCTGTTGTGAGTAGCTTCAGCACTAACTTTGTATTCTCCATTGTTCCAAAGTATCCTGAACTTGGTGGCCATGGCCTTGCTTTCGTTCTCTTCTCCTCCAAGGATCCAGAAAACTGTCTTCCAAACCAGTACTTGGGGCTCCCGAATTTCACAATCATTACAGAAGTTCCAATTCGAATGCTTGCTGTCGAGTTTGACattgttcaaaattttgaattccaaGACATGAATGACAATCATGTGGGGATTGACATATCCAGCTTGATCTCCAACATATCCGAGCCAGCAGCCTATTTTAGTAGTAACTCGAGAAACGGTGAAAATGGCAACAAAAACATCTCCATCATTCTTAAGAATGGCGATCCAGTTCAAGCTTGGGTTGATTATGATAGCCAGGCGAAGGTCATGAATGTTTCTATATCTCCTATTGGCGTGTCCAAACCTTGTCAACCTTTGATATCATTCTCAACTGAGCTCTCACCGGTTCTGGATGAATTTATGTACATTGGTTTCTCTGCTTCAACGGGATTGCTCACTGCAGCCCACAATATCCATGGATGGAGCTTTAGAATTGGTGGGAAAGCACAGGACTTGAATCCAAAGGACCTCCCAACTCTCAATTCTAATGAGGTAGTTCACCAAAAAGGATTCAAAATAGGCATAACTTTAGCTAGAATAACTCTTGTCATCTTGGTAATATCTGGTGCTATTCATGTCCTATGCAGAATCAGAAATGAAGACGAAATATTAGAAGATTGGGAAGTTGAATATGGAACTCGGAGATTCAAATACTCTGAGCTTTACAATGCCACTAGGGGGTTTGGAGACAGGAACCTTATTGGTTCTGGAGGATTTGGGAGGGTCTACAGAGGGGTAATCCCAAGCACAGGTCTAGAAGTTGCAGTGAAGAGAATTGCACATGATTCTCGACAAGGGATGAAAGAATTCGTAGCAGAAATCACAAGCATGGGGAGACTCAGGCATCGAAATCTTGTCCAGTTACATGGCTGGTGTCGAAAATTAAACGAGCTCCTTCTGGTTTATGATTACATCCCAAATGGTAGCCTTGACAAGCTTCTCTTTGAAAATGGCATGCCAAATAAGAAACTGACTTGGAATCAACGATACAAGATCATTATTGATGTTGCACAAGCATTGTCGTACCTCCATGAAGAATGCGATCAAAGAGTTATACACAGAGATGTGAAACCAAGCAATGTTCTTATAGATGCTGATCTAAGTGCAAAACTAGGAGATTTTGGCCTAGCAAGGATTTATGAACATGGACTCCGTCCAGAAACAACCCACATTGTAGGAACTCTAGGATACTTAGCCCCAGAACTAACCAGGACAGGGAAAGCCACAACTAGCACAGATGtttatggatatgggattttACTCCTTGAAGTTGCCTGTGGAAGGAAACCAATAGAGCCACAGAAAAATGCAGAAGAATTGCTTTTGGTTGATTGGGTTAGAGAACAGCAATCCAAAGGAGAAATCGTTAGAGCTGTGGATCCCACATTGGATGGATATGATGAAGAGGAAGTGGGTTTAGTGCTCAAACTTGGGTTGCTTTGCTCTCATCCTCATCCTGAGTACAGACCCACCATGAGAAGGGTTGTGCAGTTTCTGATGAGAGATGCTAGCCTTCCTGCATAG
- the LOC107427780 gene encoding cytochrome b-c1 complex subunit 6-1, mitochondrial — protein sequence MADEEPVDQKKLLEESCKPKCVKPLLEYQACVKRIQGDESGHKHCTGQYFDYWSCVDKCVAPKLFSKLK from the exons AT GGCGGACGAGGAGCCTGTTGATCAGAAGAAGCTGCTTGAAGAGTCTTGCAAGCCAAAATGTGTGAAACCATTACTTGAATATCAG GCATGTGTTAAAAGGATCCAAGGTGATGAATCAGGGCACAAGCACTGCACTGGACAATATTTTGATTACTGGTCTTGTGTTGACAAATGC GTTGCACCGAAGCTATTTAGCAAACTGAAATAG